The sequence TGCGCACGCCGGTCCAGTCCTCGCCGGTCCGCTGGGCGACGGAGGCGCGCAGCACCAGACGGCCGCTGCCGTCGCCCTGACGGTGGGCAAGACGGTAGGCCGGCACCCAGATGGCGCCCGGCACCCCGTATTCCAGCTCCAGTTCCACCTCCGTGTCGTCGGCGCCTTCGAGGGTCAGGACCGCGCAGACCGTGGTCTCCACATGCGCCGACGGCGCGTCGGTGGTGGCGCGGTCGAGCCTGTCGGCGGCGACGCCGAGCTCGTGCTCGACATCGCGCAGGGCCTCCTCCGCTTCGACGAGGCGGTTGTGCAGTCCCGTCAGCCGCTCGTCGACGAATGCGGCGAGCTCCAGCCACGCGTCCACCGGGGTGCTGCGGTACGGGTCCTCGCGTCTGCGGGCAGGGGGGACCGGGTGGAGGGCCCTGACCTCCTCGATCCGTTTCAGCTGTCGGTCCCGGTGTCCCTGCGCCGCCGCGTACGCGTCGCTCAGCCGCTCGAACTCGCGCCGCAACTCGTGGGGCGTGCCCGTACCGCGCGGCTCGGCCTCGACTTCCACCCGCGCCTCGGTGACGCGCACACCGGGCGGGCCCAGGACCCGGGTGCGCAGCGAACCCGGGTCCAGCGAGCGGGGCAGTCCCGTCACCCGCACCCGGCCGTCGGGCGACGCGCTCCCCCGGGCCAGGCGTCGGCAGACCGCGCCCTGCGCGTACACCATGACCGAATCGAGGGTCGAACCCCACCTCTGTGCCGGCTCAGCCGTCATGTGCTCCGCCCCGCCCCCTGTCGCGTGCATGCTGAGCGAAGCCTACGCCCGGACGGTCCGCGGGTCCGCGTGGAGTCAGGGGGACGGGCCCAAGGGGGCCAACGGCCCCCGGACGACGTCGAGACCGTCGTTCCGTCCTTTCCCGGCGCCCCTCGGCGTCGCCCACGCGGTACCCCAAGGGTCAGCGGGCCGGGGACTCGTCAGCTGATCCTGACGCCCGATCCGGGAGCCACGAACTGCTGGTCGCCTCCGTGGACGGTGCCCACCGGCCCCTGGGTGCAGTGCGAGTCGGAGAGGATCTCCGCGTGGGTGTCGGTGTCGTCGGTGACCGTCGCGGGATCGCTCGCGGCGTAGCAACCACTGGAGTTCTCGTACACCTGACCGTTGATGATCAGGACGCCTTCTGCCGCGTGTGCCGACCGGGGGACGGTGAGGGCGAGCATCCCGGCGGCTGCGGGGCTGCCGAGGGAGATCGGAGTTCGGTGCATGTGGGGGTGTCTTCCTTTGAAGAGATCGATCGTGGCCGTCGTGATCGCCTCCGCCTCGCTCTCTTGTGGTTACCCGGGAACTCCAGGAGAGTCTTGGCCGACCTGGAAGAACGTACTTTTCGGTGAGTGAGGAACCTGATGGTGAGCAAGCAGATACTCGAAGTCCTGCCCGAGGACGCCGACCTGAGGCGCGCGGACTCCCTGGCACGGGAGATCTTCTCGGACGTCGCCAACAAGTGGGCGCTCCTGATCATCGAGGCGCTCGGGGAGAGCACCCTGCGCTTCAGCGAACTGCGGAACGAGGTCGAGGGCATCAGCCACAAGATGCTCACCCAGAACCTGCGCATGCTGGAGCGCAACGGCCTGGCCGACCGGAAGGTGTATCCCACCGTGCCGCCGCGGGTCGAGTACACACTCACCGAGCCGGGCCGGGCCCTGCGCGCCACGGTGGACGCCATGTGCGGCTGGACCCGTCAGTACCTCGGCCACATCGAGGACTCGCGCGGTCGTTTCGACGCCTGAAGGGCGCAACGCCACGCGCCCGTTCCGTGCTTCCTTCATCGATCGCACATTCGCTCCGACGGCCGGGCGGAGCCCCCCACGAACGGTGCTGGACCCCGCCCGGCCGGCTGTCGCGGTCAGACGGGAGCGATCCGGGGTGCCGGTGCCGCGAGCCGCCCGGCGCGGGCCAGGGCGAGGACCGCGCCCGCGCAGCCGGCACCGGTCAGCGTCAGAACGGTCCACACCAGCCACAGGGCCCGGTGCTGCTCGGCGTAGCCCCACAGGGCCCCGGTGGCCAGGTTGCCCACAGTGATCCCGATACCCGACACGGTGTTGTAGAGGCCGTAGTGGGTGGCGACGAGACGGTTGCCGGACAGGGAGACGACGGTGTCCATCTCGAAGGGGTAGACGACCGCACCGGCGGCCGACAGGGCGATCACCGCGGCCGCCAGCGCGGCCAGCGTCATGGTGTCCGGAACGGCTGTGCCGTTCGCCGTCGTCAGGGCGAGCGGCACGAAGGCGAGGCCCATCAGCACGAGCCCGCGTACGAGGGCCTGTTCACCGCTGAAGCGGGATGCCACCCAGCCGGTCAGCCGCAGTTGCCCGACGACGGCCACCGCTGCGGACAGGACGAACAGCAGGCTGGTGGCCTTCGTTCCCGCTGCTCCGAACGCGTCGCCGGCGGCGAGCGGCAGCGCGAGGTAGACCTGGAAGGTCAGCACGTAGGAGCCGATCATCGCGCACGAGAACAGCAGGAACGGCCGGTTGGCCGCCACCGTGCGCCACTGTGCCAGCACCCCGCTCCCCGGCCGGCCGCTGTCGGCGGCGCGGCGGGCGGGCAGACACCGGCCCTGCAGTACGGTCAGGGCGGCGAAGATGCCCGCGGCCACCACGCACACCAGACGGAAGTCGGCCGCCAGCAAGGCGAGACCGACCAGCGGGCCCAGCAGCATCCCGGCCTGGTAGTAGACGTTGAACGTGGCGAACGCCTCCACCCGCCGCTCCCCCGCCCCGGCCGCGAGGTAGGCGCGCACGGCCGGGTTGAACAGGGCTCCGGCGAAACCGGTGGCCGCCGAGGCGATCACGAGAACGGGCAGGCTGTCCACGACACCGAGCAGGGCGAACCCGCCCGTCCGCAGGACGCACCCGGCCATGATCGGGACTTTGCAGCCGTAGCGGTCGGCGATCGTGCCGCCGATGAGGAACATGCCCTGCTGGGAGAAGTTGCGTACCCCCAGCACCAGGCCGACCGCCCACGCGGCCAGTCCGAGTTCACCGGCGAGGTGCGCGGCGAGGTAGGGCATGAGCATGTAGAAGGCGAGATTGATGGCGAACTGATTCACCATCAACAGCCGTACCGCGGGCGGGAAGCTCAGGGTGGAGGTCCACAGCATCCTCATCGCCGCGCTCCCGCCGGGCTCGCCGCACCCGTGTCGCGGGCCGGGGCCGGAGCGGGGTCGAGGACGGTTTCGCACGTCGTCCACCGTGTGACGACCCGCTCGCCGGGGTGAGCGATCCGGTCCGGGGCAGCGGCCGGTTCGCATCCCAGCAGCCGGCGCTCCCCGCACCAGGCGTCGTCGAAGACCGTACCGGCGTAGCGGTGCGGGCCGTCGGGGAACACGGCCGCGATCCGGGCCTCGGCCGGGAGCGTTGTGGCGAGATGCCGGGCGACCAGGGCGACCGCTCCCACGCTCCACCCGCCGGTGGCGTACCGGGAGCGGGCCAACGCCCGTGCCGCCCACACCGCTTCACCGGCCGCAACCCAGTGGACCTCGTCGAACAGGGTGTAGTCGACGTTGCGCGGGTAGATGCTGCTCCCCAAGCCCCGCATCAGCCGTGGTGCGGCTTCCTGGCCGAAGATCGTGGAACCGCAGGTGTCGACGGCAACCACCTTCAGGGCGGGGAAGAATCCGCGCAGGACCGAGGCGATGCCGGCGGAGTGCCCACCGGTGCCCACGCTGACCACCAGGGCGTCGATCCGCCCGAGCTGGGCGACGAGCTCCTGGGCAAGGCCCACGTACGCGGTCACGTTGTCGGGGTTGTGGTACTGATCCGGACACCACGCATCCCGGTGGCCCGTGAGGAGTTCACCGACACGCTCACGTCGGGCCTGCTGCCAGCCCCCGACGGGATGCGGCTCCGTGACGGTCTGCACATCGGTGCCGTAGGCGGCGAGCAGGCCCGACACCAAGGGCTCCATGCCGGGGTCGGTGACCACGGTGACGGGGTGGCCGAAGACGATCCCGGCCAGCGCGAGCCCGAGGCCCAAGGTGCCGGAGGTGGATTCCACGATCCGTGCGCCGGGCAGCAGGTCGCCGCGCTCACGGGCGCGTTCCACCATGAAGAGGGCGGTGCGGTCCTTGATGCCGCCGGGGTTGTGGCCTTCGAGTTTGGCCCAGAATCCGCGCCCGGCACTGGAGAAGGGCTCACCGACCCACAGCACGGGGGTGTCACCGACCAGAGCGGCCGGGGTATGGGCGCGGCGTGTGGCTCCGGACAGCATCTGGGCCGGGGCCAGGACGGAAGGGGGCATGAGGGATGAGTTCATCGCGCTGATCTCCTGCCGGACCGCAGCGCCCCGTCAGGGCGGTGGCGGGCCGGGGTGTTCGAGGACGGAACCGCTGGGGACGACGACGCCACCGGGCGCGCGATGTCGCGGGCGCGGCCGGTGGCCCGGTCCTCTCAGGTCCGCCACACCCCGAGCTCGGCGCGCGCACGGCTGTGCTCCGCAGGGTGGGCACCGCCTGCGCACCACCTAGCCCGGCTCTTCGCTGCCTGCCGGCAGGCACCCTCTCCCGGGAGGAGCCCGTCGTCGGCCGCCGGGGGCGCGGGCAGATCCGCCCGCGGGCCGGCCTCGGCGGGCTCATCCACCCCGGTGCACTCCACCGCGGCCCCGTGGTCACACAGTGCCGCAGCGACGGCGGCGACGGACGCCCCGGCGGGATGGACGTTCGGCGAGGTGGTGGCCGCGACGGCGGCCACCGTGTCGGTGCGGGGCATCCCGGCGGCCTGCGGACCGTGGGCGCAGCCGAGCACATGCAGCAGCCCGGCCAGCACCGTGATCAGCACCAGCAGCCGCGGCACAGGCCGGGGCACATTCCGGGGCACACGAGGACCCGCTCCCACCATCACGGCACACAGGGTATTCGATCCCTTACATAAAGTGCTCGCCAGGTCGCGGGGCGGCCAGTCCCCGCCTCCATGAACGGGACCCTCGCGCCACCGGGTTGCCGCCGCCGGAGTCCGCCCGCACGGCAACGGCCGGAGCGAACTCAGATACCTACCGTTCGGCAGAATTTGTCAATCTTTGTTCAATTTAGCCTCATTGTCGAGCAAATTCTTGGGTGCGGAGTCCCTATATGATCACCTCCGGCATGCCAAGGAAATATGCATTTGGCATGTCTTTGACACGCAAGAGGGGGCAAGATGAACAGACGGTTCACAGCGGCGGCCACGTCGCTGGTGCTGTCCGTCACGCTCGCGCTGCAGTCCGCGAGCGCTGTTCAGGCCGACGAGACGTCTGGGGAGACGTCGTCGGCAACACGTACGAACGGCAACGGTGTTGAGCGGGTCACCGAAGCCGCCGACATCGAGTCGGCGCGACTGGCCGCCGTCCTGACGGGCCGTCGGGTGGAGGCCCTGTCCGAACGCACCGGAGACTCCACCACCTGGGTCAATCCGAACGGATCACTCACCACGGATGTCGCCTCGGGCACGGTGCGAGTGAAGGAGAACGGCCGGTGGAAGCGGATCGACACCACTCTGGTCGACACCGGTAGCCGACTGGAGCCGAAGACAGCGGTCGCGGCCGTGGAACTGTCCGACGGCGGAGGAGAGGACTTCGCCAGCGTCACCCGCGGCGAGCGTACCTTCGGCCTGGACTGGGGCACGGCGCTGGCGGATCCGCA is a genomic window of Streptomyces sp. NBC_01237 containing:
- a CDS encoding winged helix-turn-helix transcriptional regulator — encoded protein: MVSKQILEVLPEDADLRRADSLAREIFSDVANKWALLIIEALGESTLRFSELRNEVEGISHKMLTQNLRMLERNGLADRKVYPTVPPRVEYTLTEPGRALRATVDAMCGWTRQYLGHIEDSRGRFDA
- a CDS encoding MFS transporter, with protein sequence MRMLWTSTLSFPPAVRLLMVNQFAINLAFYMLMPYLAAHLAGELGLAAWAVGLVLGVRNFSQQGMFLIGGTIADRYGCKVPIMAGCVLRTGGFALLGVVDSLPVLVIASAATGFAGALFNPAVRAYLAAGAGERRVEAFATFNVYYQAGMLLGPLVGLALLAADFRLVCVVAAGIFAALTVLQGRCLPARRAADSGRPGSGVLAQWRTVAANRPFLLFSCAMIGSYVLTFQVYLALPLAAGDAFGAAGTKATSLLFVLSAAVAVVGQLRLTGWVASRFSGEQALVRGLVLMGLAFVPLALTTANGTAVPDTMTLAALAAAVIALSAAGAVVYPFEMDTVVSLSGNRLVATHYGLYNTVSGIGITVGNLATGALWGYAEQHRALWLVWTVLTLTGAGCAGAVLALARAGRLAAPAPRIAPV
- a CDS encoding PLP-dependent cysteine synthase family protein; the encoded protein is MNSSLMPPSVLAPAQMLSGATRRAHTPAALVGDTPVLWVGEPFSSAGRGFWAKLEGHNPGGIKDRTALFMVERARERGDLLPGARIVESTSGTLGLGLALAGIVFGHPVTVVTDPGMEPLVSGLLAAYGTDVQTVTEPHPVGGWQQARRERVGELLTGHRDAWCPDQYHNPDNVTAYVGLAQELVAQLGRIDALVVSVGTGGHSAGIASVLRGFFPALKVVAVDTCGSTIFGQEAAPRLMRGLGSSIYPRNVDYTLFDEVHWVAAGEAVWAARALARSRYATGGWSVGAVALVARHLATTLPAEARIAAVFPDGPHRYAGTVFDDAWCGERRLLGCEPAAAPDRIAHPGERVVTRWTTCETVLDPAPAPARDTGAASPAGARR